The following proteins come from a genomic window of Leptospira bandrabouensis:
- a CDS encoding NAD(P)-binding domain-containing protein, translated as MWPSSYFRWLTKSVPTGPVEIYPEISDNFETNLPNVFIIGDLTGVPLLKLAAESGVKVWKHIRENKTDCLDAVIIGSGPAGLSCAYEASQLGKKYVVLEANLPFQTIQSYPKKKPIFAEPKEIESSSKVKIFDSTKEELLDYLNHLLKKEPIELLVGKRVSSIEKAGSLYIVKTESGDSYFTNSVVIAIGKSGDPRRLGVKGESSPTVFYRFFDPNDTKDKSVVIVGGGDTAVEAAIVSASYANDVSLIHRGKNLQRPKAENLRRLEQLVQEGKIKVLLESEVSEISEKNIFVKTPSSVIKIKSDLVYILIGSTPPIPFLKKIGIKIQNEKTFSDWVGFTTLLSFATLAYFGKASFYGSGWFSPLATTFGLISILSLTLFVFLKFKHGFGKIQPWIIIRNGYLLLAFFYFLFVYFTATYLNHFFLGKYPSFHYTMLYSLTILVFGIRRIYIRKTDYIFYQTLSLIFIQIFFLFLLPELILPALGDLGYLGNPDGYIRTEIFPKDAYWKAYGFILAWPLSMGVLYDGGITNFWLGYGVLFSFGFIPILVYRYGKGAYCGWICSCGGLAETLGDEHRQKMPHGKWAYQLEHSGQYILLLAFLLTFLKLVGVYGKSINSNFVLSESIADSIKWLYDIVVDIGLAGVVGVGFFFLFSGRIWCRMFCPLASLMHIYAKFSKFRIFSEKKKCISCNICTKNCHQGIDVMGYASRGIPMDSVQCVRCSACVSLCPTDVLEFGFITASGIRYDSLQAKLRK; from the coding sequence ATGTGGCCATCTTCTTATTTTCGTTGGTTAACCAAGTCTGTCCCTACAGGACCTGTTGAAATTTATCCTGAGATTTCTGACAATTTTGAAACTAATCTTCCCAATGTATTTATCATTGGGGATTTAACGGGCGTTCCTCTTTTGAAATTAGCCGCAGAAAGCGGTGTCAAAGTTTGGAAACACATTCGAGAAAATAAAACCGATTGTTTAGATGCCGTCATCATTGGTTCAGGACCTGCCGGTTTGTCTTGTGCGTATGAAGCCAGTCAGTTGGGAAAAAAATATGTTGTTTTGGAAGCAAACCTTCCTTTTCAAACGATCCAAAGTTATCCTAAAAAAAAGCCAATTTTTGCTGAACCAAAAGAAATCGAATCTTCCTCAAAAGTAAAAATTTTTGATTCAACAAAAGAAGAATTATTGGATTATCTAAATCATTTATTAAAAAAAGAACCTATCGAATTGTTAGTCGGGAAACGGGTATCGTCTATTGAAAAGGCTGGTTCTCTTTATATTGTAAAAACGGAATCGGGAGATTCTTATTTCACTAACTCTGTTGTGATCGCGATTGGAAAATCAGGTGATCCAAGACGTTTGGGAGTGAAGGGGGAATCATCCCCCACTGTTTTTTACCGCTTCTTTGATCCTAATGATACAAAGGATAAATCGGTAGTCATCGTAGGAGGTGGCGATACGGCAGTGGAAGCTGCCATTGTTAGTGCTAGTTATGCAAATGATGTAAGTTTAATTCACCGTGGAAAAAATCTTCAAAGACCTAAAGCTGAAAACTTAAGACGATTAGAACAGTTAGTTCAAGAAGGAAAGATAAAAGTATTATTGGAATCGGAAGTTTCGGAAATTTCCGAAAAGAATATTTTTGTAAAAACTCCATCTTCCGTAATAAAAATCAAATCGGATTTGGTTTATATTTTAATTGGGTCAACACCACCAATTCCATTTTTGAAAAAAATCGGAATCAAAATTCAAAATGAAAAAACGTTTTCTGACTGGGTGGGATTTACGACTTTATTATCTTTTGCAACCCTTGCTTATTTTGGAAAGGCATCTTTTTATGGTTCGGGTTGGTTCTCTCCATTAGCAACTACGTTTGGTTTAATATCCATTCTATCGTTAACTCTATTTGTTTTTTTAAAATTTAAACATGGGTTTGGTAAAATTCAACCTTGGATTATTATTAGGAATGGCTATCTTCTTTTGGCTTTTTTCTATTTTCTTTTTGTTTATTTTACTGCAACTTACCTGAATCATTTTTTTTTGGGAAAGTATCCATCTTTCCACTATACCATGTTATATTCTTTGACAATCTTGGTTTTTGGTATTCGAAGGATTTATATTCGTAAAACTGATTATATTTTTTACCAAACTCTTAGTTTGATTTTCATACAAATTTTCTTTTTGTTTTTATTGCCTGAGTTGATTTTGCCAGCACTTGGAGATTTGGGTTATTTAGGAAATCCGGATGGATATATTCGAACCGAAATATTTCCGAAGGATGCCTATTGGAAAGCCTACGGATTTATATTGGCCTGGCCTTTAAGTATGGGTGTTTTGTATGACGGAGGAATCACCAATTTTTGGTTAGGTTACGGAGTTTTGTTTAGTTTTGGGTTTATTCCAATTTTAGTTTACCGTTATGGGAAGGGGGCTTATTGCGGTTGGATTTGTTCCTGCGGCGGCCTTGCGGAAACATTGGGTGATGAACATAGGCAAAAAATGCCTCATGGGAAATGGGCCTATCAGTTGGAACATTCTGGACAATACATTCTACTTTTGGCATTTTTATTAACATTCTTAAAGTTAGTTGGTGTATATGGGAAGAGCATAAATTCTAACTTTGTTTTAAGTGAGTCCATTGCAGATTCTATCAAGTGGCTTTATGATATTGTTGTAGATATTGGGCTTGCCGGTGTTGTAGGTGTGGGATTTTTTTTCCTATTTTCAGGAAGAATTTGGTGCCGAATGTTTTGTCCTTTAGCTTCGCTTATGCATATTTATGCAAAGTTTAGTAAATTCCGTATATTCTCTGAAAAAAAGAAATGTATATCTTGTAATATTTGTACGAAAAATTGCCACCAGGGGATCGATGTTATGGGATACGCAAGTAGAGGTATACCAATGGATAGCGTACAATGTGTAAGATGTTCTGCCTGTGTTTCGCTTTGCCCGACAGATGTTTTAGAATTTGGTTTCATCACTGCGTCCGGAATTCGTTATGATTCATTACAGGCAAAATTGAGGAAATAA
- a CDS encoding glycerate kinase type-2 family protein, protein MNSLKNDIEFLFWEGVKAATPKYLSPRFWNLHSELRKELKNPKKKTYVFALGKAAFAMAVSFQESFPVNSGFILTKYDHLPSEIKSIGQMGVWKCRESSHPIPDKNTELYSREVLLELLGLDESYQLVVLLSGGGSSLFEIPEDGFDLNDIIQLSEKLLKKGLGIHEINAERKKYSAVKAGKLLKRLHPNLKVYTFAISDVLGDDPAVIASGPTYPGSEYYVMGNLSTSLSAMEVAAKSLGYKVKIISDSWGFSSEETASRLIEELLLADKYDQKQAILLGGEMVCPVKGNGKGGRNQETALRMAILSESVRINRNWMFLSCGTDGTDGPTDAAGGIVGPDTLLQMKKNGWDVNKELNDSNAYPILKDTNSLLFTGATGTNVNDLLILLLAERNL, encoded by the coding sequence CTGAATTCATTAAAAAATGATATTGAATTTCTTTTTTGGGAAGGAGTAAAAGCGGCAACACCTAAGTATCTCTCACCAAGATTTTGGAATCTGCATTCAGAGTTAAGAAAAGAGTTAAAGAATCCAAAGAAAAAAACTTATGTTTTTGCATTGGGTAAAGCTGCTTTTGCGATGGCAGTATCGTTTCAAGAATCCTTTCCAGTTAACTCAGGTTTCATTCTTACAAAATACGATCACCTACCTTCCGAAATTAAATCCATTGGACAAATGGGTGTTTGGAAATGTAGGGAATCCTCTCATCCTATCCCCGATAAAAATACAGAATTGTATTCTAGAGAGGTTTTGTTAGAACTTTTAGGATTAGATGAAAGTTACCAATTGGTAGTTTTGTTATCTGGAGGTGGCTCTAGTCTTTTTGAAATTCCAGAAGATGGATTCGATTTGAATGATATCATTCAATTAAGTGAAAAATTACTTAAGAAGGGACTAGGGATTCATGAAATCAATGCTGAGAGAAAAAAATATTCCGCAGTAAAGGCGGGTAAACTTCTTAAACGTTTGCATCCAAATTTAAAAGTTTATACTTTTGCCATTTCTGATGTGTTAGGTGATGATCCGGCAGTGATTGCTTCTGGGCCAACTTATCCAGGAAGCGAGTATTATGTAATGGGAAATTTATCTACATCACTTTCCGCTATGGAAGTTGCTGCTAAAAGTTTAGGTTATAAAGTAAAAATTATTTCGGATTCATGGGGCTTTTCTAGTGAAGAAACCGCAAGTCGTTTAATAGAGGAACTGCTGTTAGCAGATAAATATGACCAAAAACAAGCCATTTTACTTGGAGGAGAAATGGTCTGTCCTGTAAAAGGGAATGGAAAGGGTGGCAGAAACCAAGAGACTGCGCTTCGTATGGCCATCTTATCTGAATCGGTTCGTATCAACAGAAATTGGATGTTTTTGTCTTGTGGAACTGATGGTACAGATGGACCAACTGATGCAGCCGGTGGAATTGTTGGCCCAGACACTTTGTTACAAATGAAAAAAAATGGTTGGGATGTTAACAAAGAACTGAATGACTCCAATGCTTATCCTATCTTAAAAGATACAAACTCTTTATTATTTACTGGAGCCACAGGAACCAATGTGAATGATCTTTTGATCCTTCTACTAGCGGAAAGGAATCTTTAG
- a CDS encoding C69 family dipeptidase, whose amino-acid sequence MCDTSLATEKFTKTQKRIFAKNSDREPNEAQSILHLPRIEHEKGSLLRTTYIEIPQTPVTYEVFLSKPFHMWGAEMGVNEFGVCIGNEAVFTNLKIPKKNNGLTGMDLIRLALERCKSARDGLFLITELLETYGQDACGGYENKTFFYHNSFIIADRTEGYVLETADKFWVAKKIDTFYAISNGLTIGSDFEYSSPNLIDLLRKKSNKEFSFKDHFSDHFYTYMSHCKDRRKLHEKTADSLEKETESYTIAQAMETLRTHSIDIDEFEPSASSMKSLCLHATGPTTPNQTNGSLIVEWDTSENNQDPLRVFYTGTSTPCLSLFKPFYFGTKKFIRSSSLSSDATYSETLWWLHESIARKSNFDYQAVRSILLPTLVGLQESVTNIAKEFLSPQKKEEVQWRFLKDHVNILKKVDEELIQSKIGRSRWQNPLFQIYWSGQNRKLKIPFR is encoded by the coding sequence ATGTGCGATACATCTCTTGCCACTGAAAAATTTACTAAGACTCAAAAAAGAATCTTTGCCAAAAACTCGGATCGCGAACCAAACGAAGCACAATCCATATTGCACCTGCCTCGTATAGAACACGAAAAAGGTTCTTTATTACGCACAACTTATATCGAAATACCTCAAACTCCTGTTACGTATGAAGTTTTTTTAAGCAAACCCTTCCATATGTGGGGTGCCGAAATGGGTGTAAATGAATTTGGAGTTTGCATAGGAAATGAAGCAGTTTTTACCAATTTAAAAATCCCCAAAAAAAATAACGGTTTAACGGGAATGGATTTAATTCGGTTGGCCTTGGAACGATGTAAATCTGCCAGAGATGGATTATTTTTAATTACGGAACTTTTAGAAACCTATGGCCAAGATGCATGTGGTGGATATGAAAATAAAACTTTTTTTTACCATAACAGTTTCATCATTGCCGATCGAACGGAAGGTTATGTTTTAGAAACCGCAGATAAATTCTGGGTAGCCAAAAAAATAGATACTTTTTACGCCATTTCCAATGGACTTACAATTGGATCCGACTTTGAATATTCTTCACCCAATCTAATTGATCTTTTAAGAAAAAAATCAAATAAAGAATTTTCATTTAAAGATCATTTCAGTGATCATTTTTACACCTACATGAGTCATTGTAAAGATAGAAGAAAATTACATGAAAAAACTGCTGATAGTTTAGAAAAAGAAACAGAAAGTTATACAATTGCGCAAGCAATGGAAACTTTAAGAACACATTCCATTGACATTGATGAATTCGAACCTTCTGCCTCTTCCATGAAATCTCTATGTTTACATGCTACAGGTCCAACTACTCCAAACCAAACCAATGGCAGCTTAATTGTGGAATGGGATACATCTGAAAATAACCAAGATCCCCTTAGAGTATTTTATACCGGAACATCCACTCCTTGCCTTAGTTTGTTTAAACCATTTTATTTTGGTACAAAAAAATTTATTAGATCTTCTAGTTTATCTTCCGATGCAACATATTCCGAAACCTTATGGTGGTTACACGAATCTATAGCAAGAAAATCAAATTTTGATTACCAAGCGGTTAGGTCTATTTTATTACCAACATTGGTTGGATTACAAGAATCGGTAACCAATATCGCAAAAGAATTTCTTTCACCGCAAAAAAAAGAAGAAGTGCAATGGCGTTTTCTAAAAGATCATGTCAATATTCTAAAGAAAGTAGATGAAGAATTAATTCAGTCAAAAATTGGAAGGAGTCGTTGGCAAAATCCGCTATTCCAAATATACTGGTCTGGACAAAATCGAAAACTAAAGATTCCTTTCCGCTAG
- a CDS encoding cation-translocating P-type ATPase, translating into MPSIPKQISEYILMGLTQEQVRKNRIKYGANEISSSKKKGIFQMLLGVVLEPMILLLISISIVYLLLGDQGEALLLLGSVIGIITITFIQEKKTETAISALRSLASPRTNVIRDRQILRIEGKDVVFDDLLILNEGDRVPADAELISDRLFSCDESLLTGESVPVTKSQSNPVFCGSLVVSGEGVCRVTAVGNHTEIGKIGRKIADEAVGRTLLEVEVARLVRNIFIVAASLCVILALYFGIARSQWLQGLLSGLTLAIGLMPEELPLVLTIFFALGAFRLSTKNVLVRRSSIIETLGAATVLCSDKTGTITKNKMKVGFVVTKSETCELNPNVNLSEDTKELLHIAYCASKHPSFDPMDIAISDCWDLLEHDDDSALLSVRDFPLSPDHLTMVRVLKEEEQFVSYAKGSPEAVFDLCQFTGPDLEFWTEKTNELAKQGFRVLGVAKSESPSKEIPNERKQVKFRFYGLLAFLDPIREIVPLAVKTAYESGIRVIMITGDYPETAKNIADQIGLKESHLVYTGKEFSNLSEEEMQKVIRKCNIFSRVSPEDKWRIVRMLKADGEIVAMTGDGVNDAPALRTANIGVAMGERGTDVAREAADIVLLDDSFSSILESVRIGRQIFDNLKKALGYLIGVHIPIVGITFFPIIFDWPIIVLSAVHIVFMEMVIDPTCTIVFERESAESDLMKRKPRETSEPLLDRELFINSLIQGAFSLLSVVSSYWITELFLKGDSSPKVVSTATFVTLVFSNLFLILANRSLHESMWSRMRIPNRTIRYVFSGTIAVLILSMYLPGMNTMFRFVPLNFLQFSTAILVAFVGVLFYDMTKVLVSRSLRG; encoded by the coding sequence ATGCCTTCAATACCTAAACAAATCTCTGAATACATCCTTATGGGCCTAACCCAAGAACAGGTTAGAAAAAACCGTATCAAGTATGGTGCCAACGAGATCAGCTCTTCCAAAAAAAAGGGAATCTTTCAGATGTTATTGGGAGTGGTCCTCGAGCCAATGATTTTGCTTCTCATTTCCATAAGTATCGTATATTTACTTTTAGGAGATCAGGGAGAGGCACTTTTGTTACTCGGCTCTGTCATTGGAATCATCACCATCACCTTCATCCAAGAGAAAAAAACAGAAACCGCTATTTCTGCTTTGCGTTCCCTTGCCAGTCCTAGAACCAATGTGATTCGTGACAGGCAAATCCTTCGTATAGAAGGGAAGGATGTTGTTTTTGATGATTTATTAATTCTCAATGAGGGAGATAGAGTTCCTGCTGATGCAGAACTTATATCTGACAGATTGTTTTCCTGTGATGAGTCTTTACTGACAGGAGAATCTGTTCCAGTTACCAAATCTCAATCGAATCCGGTATTTTGTGGGTCGTTAGTTGTTAGTGGGGAAGGAGTATGCCGAGTTACAGCCGTTGGTAACCATACAGAGATTGGTAAAATTGGTCGTAAAATTGCTGATGAAGCGGTAGGTAGAACCTTACTCGAAGTAGAAGTTGCTCGTTTGGTTCGAAATATATTTATAGTTGCGGCCTCTTTGTGTGTGATTCTTGCACTCTATTTTGGAATTGCCCGAAGCCAGTGGTTACAAGGATTACTTTCGGGGCTTACTTTAGCGATTGGTTTGATGCCAGAAGAACTCCCTTTAGTATTAACTATTTTTTTTGCATTAGGTGCATTCCGATTGAGTACAAAAAATGTTTTAGTCAGGCGATCTTCGATTATTGAAACTCTAGGTGCTGCTACAGTTCTTTGTTCTGATAAAACGGGAACAATCACGAAAAACAAAATGAAGGTTGGTTTCGTTGTAACAAAATCAGAGACATGTGAATTAAATCCAAATGTAAATTTATCTGAGGATACAAAGGAATTACTTCATATTGCTTATTGTGCCTCCAAACATCCAAGTTTTGATCCAATGGACATTGCCATATCGGATTGTTGGGATTTGTTAGAACATGATGACGATTCAGCTTTATTGTCAGTTCGAGATTTTCCTTTGTCTCCTGACCATTTAACAATGGTTCGTGTTTTGAAGGAAGAAGAGCAATTTGTTAGTTATGCAAAAGGTTCTCCCGAAGCAGTTTTTGATTTATGCCAGTTTACTGGTCCCGATTTGGAATTTTGGACAGAAAAAACCAATGAACTTGCAAAACAAGGTTTTCGTGTACTTGGTGTGGCAAAATCGGAATCTCCATCCAAAGAAATTCCCAACGAAAGAAAACAAGTTAAGTTTCGTTTTTATGGCCTTCTCGCATTTTTGGATCCGATTCGAGAGATAGTACCATTGGCTGTAAAAACTGCTTACGAATCAGGAATTCGAGTGATTATGATTACTGGTGATTATCCAGAAACTGCAAAAAACATTGCTGATCAAATAGGATTAAAGGAATCCCACTTAGTATATACAGGAAAAGAATTTTCCAATCTTAGCGAAGAAGAAATGCAAAAAGTCATTCGTAAATGTAATATTTTTTCTCGAGTCAGTCCAGAAGATAAATGGCGCATCGTTCGAATGTTAAAAGCTGATGGAGAGATTGTTGCTATGACGGGAGATGGAGTCAATGACGCACCAGCATTGCGGACAGCTAACATTGGTGTTGCGATGGGGGAACGTGGGACTGATGTTGCTCGAGAAGCCGCAGATATCGTATTGTTGGACGATTCCTTTTCTTCTATTTTGGAGTCGGTAAGAATTGGTAGGCAGATTTTTGATAATTTAAAAAAGGCATTGGGTTATCTTATCGGAGTTCATATTCCTATTGTTGGTATTACTTTTTTTCCAATCATCTTCGATTGGCCTATCATTGTTTTGTCGGCAGTCCATATTGTATTTATGGAAATGGTAATTGATCCTACTTGTACAATTGTATTCGAAAGAGAGTCAGCCGAGTCTGATCTTATGAAGAGGAAACCAAGAGAAACATCGGAGCCATTGTTAGATAGAGAATTATTCATTAACTCTTTGATTCAAGGTGCGTTCTCTTTGTTGTCGGTAGTTTCTTCTTATTGGATTACGGAACTATTCCTAAAAGGAGATTCTTCTCCGAAAGTAGTTAGTACTGCCACCTTTGTTACATTAGTATTTTCGAATTTATTCTTAATCCTTGCTAATAGATCCTTACATGAGTCCATGTGGAGTAGGATGCGAATTCCTAACCGAACGATTCGGTATGTTTTTTCAGGAACGATAGCTGTGCTTATCTTGTCTATGTATTTGCCGGGAATGAATACAATGTTTCGATTTGTACCACTTAATTTTCTTCAGTTTTCAACGGCGATACTAGTTGCATTTGTCGGAGTTTTGTTTTACGATATGACAAAAGTTTTGGTTTCCAGATCACTTCGTGGCTGA
- a CDS encoding patatin-like phospholipase family protein, translated as MIELLFPKKYSALCLKSAFFGFFAHTGFVRGLQEIGFKPAIVTGSSSGAMIGALYATGREMVEFESLVLGLRKKDFWEGNSLTMLGRLFKKGLNGYSGVLTGKATREILYPYLGNKKFSDLPIKLGIAVSNLSKNKRELITEGNVLDAVMASIAFPFLYEVQEFQGQEFLDGGIGDGEPIKELILDPSIDRIVIHQINNHRPLSKNTMKRALDASVQIIESESEDLKSLLAKEKGKKLIRLETNTPYLSPNDFSRGKFALAEGRGTAYRHKAEILGELELPIFGFFNQ; from the coding sequence ATGATTGAACTTCTCTTTCCTAAAAAATATTCTGCCCTTTGTTTGAAATCTGCCTTTTTTGGATTTTTTGCGCACACGGGTTTTGTGCGTGGATTACAAGAAATTGGATTTAAACCTGCTATTGTAACTGGATCAAGCTCTGGAGCCATGATCGGTGCTTTATATGCCACAGGACGAGAGATGGTAGAATTTGAATCTCTTGTTTTGGGACTGAGGAAAAAAGATTTTTGGGAAGGCAATTCTTTGACGATGCTTGGTCGTTTATTCAAAAAAGGCCTAAACGGTTATAGCGGAGTTCTTACGGGAAAGGCCACTCGTGAAATTTTATATCCTTATTTAGGGAATAAGAAGTTCTCCGATTTACCGATTAAATTGGGCATTGCTGTTTCGAATCTTTCAAAAAATAAAAGAGAATTAATTACAGAAGGGAATGTTCTTGATGCAGTGATGGCATCAATTGCTTTTCCGTTTCTCTATGAAGTGCAAGAATTTCAAGGTCAGGAGTTTTTGGATGGTGGAATTGGTGACGGTGAACCTATCAAAGAATTAATTTTAGATCCAAGTATTGATAGAATAGTAATTCACCAAATTAACAATCATAGACCCCTAAGTAAAAATACAATGAAACGAGCGTTAGATGCCTCTGTTCAAATCATCGAGTCGGAATCGGAGGATTTAAAATCTTTACTCGCAAAAGAAAAAGGGAAAAAGCTCATTCGACTCGAAACAAATACTCCATATTTATCTCCCAATGATTTTTCGAGAGGTAAGTTTGCGCTTGCTGAAGGACGAGGAACTGCCTACAGGCATAAAGCTGAAATTTTAGGAGAATTAGAATTGCCAATATTTGGTTTTTTTAATCAGTAA
- a CDS encoding hybrid sensor histidine kinase/response regulator: protein MDIQKKLNVLIVEDSLASYKAIVSVLQNFGFSIFPERAEWKAEFEQRLLDETWDIVISDFYLPDFDGRYVITRVKEINPNLPVILITEFLPEDAASEFLNLGAAEFLPKSSIIKLPFVVNRELEAYRLKVSQKKAWDMLVHGEELLTRSQKISHLGHFEVIFPEKNTLWSLELYRILEFDFSEIPLMEKVWSLLDQAEQEHIKVVWEDLLKDNHSKEMIVTLNTKVGKKKVNLWLEAERYEDSRFRIFGTIHDISDLSELEHSIQLNEQLFKGIFNNSSQAIFLLDLQGHVIRMNRMAVLSFERDETDVQGLELIRSIFSNSDEESKKKLTYGMKLALKNQSFEVFVRYTLLDGREKYFDCDFYSLTDATGKILYIVLEAKDITEKIVLERAYAQSQKLEALGTFAGGIAHDFNNLLTPMMAYVSYLNSEWSKGETNEAIQKSLPAIEGISKSLDRAKNLIQQILTYSKIDNSISKQLDLREHLLQVLQEVRSVSSNQITLFTDLGNEAAYVNADPIQIFQILSNLYENAVFALQDVPNPKISISLSKVSYEKSELLHIGFMKNTDYWKLGFADNGSGIPPEIIEKIFDPFFTTKGGKGTGLGLPIIYGIMVKMGGTILANSKVGIGTEFDLYFPAWKAMV from the coding sequence ATGGACATTCAAAAGAAACTCAATGTTTTGATTGTTGAAGATTCTCTTGCTTCTTACAAAGCAATTGTATCTGTACTGCAAAATTTTGGGTTTTCCATTTTTCCAGAAAGAGCTGAGTGGAAGGCGGAATTTGAGCAAAGACTTTTGGATGAAACTTGGGATATCGTCATATCGGACTTTTATCTTCCCGACTTTGATGGACGTTATGTCATCACTAGAGTTAAAGAAATTAATCCAAATTTACCTGTAATTTTAATTACAGAATTTCTTCCTGAGGATGCAGCTTCAGAATTTCTGAATTTGGGTGCTGCTGAATTTTTGCCAAAATCTTCAATCATCAAACTTCCGTTTGTAGTCAATCGCGAGTTGGAAGCTTATCGCCTTAAGGTATCTCAAAAAAAAGCTTGGGATATGTTGGTCCATGGTGAAGAGTTATTAACTCGTTCGCAGAAAATTTCCCATCTTGGCCATTTCGAAGTAATTTTCCCAGAAAAAAATACTTTATGGTCCTTAGAATTATATAGAATTTTAGAATTTGATTTCAGTGAAATTCCTCTGATGGAAAAGGTTTGGTCGCTTTTAGACCAAGCAGAACAAGAACACATCAAAGTAGTATGGGAAGATCTACTAAAGGACAACCATTCCAAAGAGATGATTGTTACATTGAATACGAAGGTAGGCAAAAAAAAAGTTAATCTTTGGTTGGAGGCAGAAAGGTATGAAGATTCACGCTTTCGTATTTTCGGTACCATCCATGATATCTCAGATCTTTCTGAACTAGAACATTCCATTCAACTCAACGAACAGTTATTTAAAGGTATTTTTAATAATTCTTCACAGGCAATTTTTTTATTAGATTTGCAGGGTCATGTGATTCGTATGAATCGTATGGCTGTTTTATCTTTTGAGAGAGATGAGACGGATGTACAGGGTTTAGAATTAATTCGTTCCATTTTTTCTAATTCAGATGAAGAGTCAAAAAAGAAGTTAACCTATGGGATGAAACTAGCATTAAAAAATCAAAGTTTCGAAGTGTTTGTTCGTTATACTTTGTTAGATGGTCGTGAGAAATATTTTGATTGTGATTTTTATTCTCTTACAGATGCTACTGGAAAAATTCTATATATTGTACTCGAAGCAAAAGACATTACGGAGAAAATCGTATTAGAACGCGCTTATGCCCAATCGCAAAAACTAGAAGCACTTGGCACCTTTGCTGGCGGGATTGCGCATGACTTCAATAATCTTCTTACTCCGATGATGGCTTATGTATCATATTTGAATTCAGAATGGTCGAAAGGGGAAACAAACGAAGCGATACAAAAATCTTTGCCAGCCATTGAGGGAATTTCCAAGTCATTAGATAGGGCCAAAAATTTAATCCAACAGATTTTGACATATTCTAAAATTGATAATTCTATTTCGAAACAATTAGATTTGCGCGAACATTTATTGCAGGTTTTACAAGAAGTGCGAAGTGTTTCTTCAAACCAAATCACTTTGTTTACAGATTTGGGAAATGAAGCGGCTTATGTGAATGCGGATCCTATCCAAATTTTTCAGATTCTATCTAATTTATATGAAAACGCAGTTTTTGCCTTGCAAGATGTACCAAACCCGAAGATTTCCATTTCGCTTTCAAAAGTTTCGTATGAAAAGTCAGAATTGCTGCATATAGGTTTTATGAAAAATACCGATTATTGGAAGTTAGGTTTTGCTGATAATGGATCTGGTATACCTCCTGAAATTATTGAAAAAATTTTCGATCCATTCTTTACCACAAAAGGTGGAAAGGGAACAGGTTTAGGACTACCAATCATTTATGGAATCATGGTAAAAATGGGTGGGACCATTCTTGCAAATTCCAAGGTAGGAATTGGAACTGAATTTGATTTATATTTTCCAGCATGGAAGGCGATGGTTTAA